A segment of the Desulfofundulus kuznetsovii DSM 6115 genome:
CCGGAGAGGCAGGCCGGGTTTGCTACCGATTCGGGTATTGAAATCAAGACCCTGTATACTCCGGAGGATATAGCTGATCTTGATTACGAACGGGACCTCGGATTTCCGGGTTCCTACCCCTTTACCCGGGGAGTGCAGCCCAACATGTACCGGGGCCGGTTGTGGACCATGCGCCAGTATGCCGGCTTCGGTACAGCCGAAGAAACCAACGCCCGTTTCCGCTACCTGCTGGAACAGGGACAGACTGGTTTGAGCGTAGCCTTTGACCTGCCCACCCAAATTGGTTATGATTCGGATCATCCCCTGGCCCGGGGCGAGGTGGGCAAGGTAGGGGTAGCCATTGATTCCTTAGAGGATATGGAAACCCTGTTCGAGGGCATTCCCCTGGACAAGGTGAGCACCTCCATGACCATTAATTCCCCGGCCGCCATCCTGCTGGCCATGTATATTGCCGTGGCGGAAAAGCAGGGAGTTACTCCCGACAAGCTCAACGGGACCATCCAAAATGATATCTTAAAAGAATACATTGCCAGGGGAACCTATATTTTTCCGCCCGGTCCATCCATGCGCCTGATTACCGATGTCTTTGCCTATTGTTCCAAGAATGTTCCCAACTGGAACACCATCAGCATCAGCGGCTACCATATCCGGGAGGCCGGTTCCACGGCGGTGCAGGAAGTGGCCTTTACCCTGGCCGACGGGATTGCCTATGTCCAGGCGGCCATTGATGCCGGCTTGAATGTGGACGATTTTGCTCCCCGCCTATCCTTCTTCTTTAACGCCCACCTGAACTTTTTCGAGGAAATTGCCAAGTTCCGGGCGGCCAGGCGGCTTTGGGCCAAGATCATGAGGGAGCGGTTTGGTGCCAAGAATCCCCGCTCCTGGATGCTGCGCTTCCATACCCAAACGGCAGGCTGCAGCCTGACGGCCCAGCAGCCTATGGTAAACATCATGCGTACCGCCTTTGAGGCCCTGAGTGCAGTGCTGGGCGGCACCCAGTCCCTGCACACCAACTCTTACGACGAAGCCCTGGCCCTGCCCAGCGACGAGTCGGTGCTCATAGCCCTGCGCACCCAGCAGGTAATCGGTTATGAAATTGGCGTTACCGATACGGTGGATCCCCTGGGCGGTTCGTACTATATTGAAAGCCTGACCAATGAAATTGAAGAAAAGGCCATGGCTTATATTAAGAAAATTGACGAGCTGGGCGGTGCTCCCGAGGCGATTGAATTTATGCAGAAAGAAATTAAGGACAGCGCCTACCGCTATCAGATGGACATTGAAAGCGGCAAAAAGGTGGTTATTGGTATTAACAAATTCCAGATGGAGTATGAAAAGCCCAAAAATTTGTTAAAAGTGGACCCGGCAGTAGCGGAACGCCAGACGGCCAAGCTGCAGGCATTGAAGGCCCGCCGGGATAACCAGAAAGTGAAGCAGGTATTAAACAACCTGCGGGAAGCGGCATCCACCAAGGAAAACTTAATGCCCCTGTTTATTGACGCCGTAAAAGCTTATGCCACCCTGGGAGAAATTTGCGACACCCTGCGGGAAGTCTTTGGCGAGTATCGCCAGCAAATTGTCTTTTAAGGCAAGGAGGGGAGATAGATGAGTGAACGGCCCATTCGGGTCCTGGTGGCCAAACCGGGCCTGGACGGTCATGACCGGGGGGCCAAGGTTATTGCCCAGGCCCTGCGGGATGCCGGAATGGAAGTTATTTATACCGGATTGCGGCAGACTCCCGAGCAAATTGTGGAAGCAGCCCTCCAGGAGGATGTGCAGGTGGTGGGCTTGAGCATTCTCTCCGGCGCGCACATGCACCTCTTCCCGGCGGTGGTGGAGGGATTGCGGGCCCAGGGAGCTGATGACATACTGGTGGTGGGTGGGGGGATCATCCCCGACGAGGATATTCCCCTCTTGAAGGAAGCGGGGATCGCGGAAATTTTTGGCCCCGGCACCCCCACAACGGAGATTATCCGCTTTATCCGGGAGGAAGTGGCGAAAAGGACCCAGAAGGAGGAGGAAAAACAGTGATCGGGATCAAAAAAATCGATCACATCGGCATTGCCGTTAAGGATCTGGCTAAAGCCATTGAGTTTTACGAGGGCCTTTTAGGGTTGAAGGTGACAGGCACCGAAGTGGTGGAGGAGCAAAGGGTAAAGGTTGCCTTCTTGCCTACCGGCGACAGTGAAGTGGAGCTTCTGGAGTCCACTACCCCTGACGGGCCCATTGCCCGGTTTATTGAGAAAAATGGCGAGGGTATCCAGCACATCGCCTTCCGGGTGGAAAATCTGGAGCAGGCGCTGGAGGAATTAAAAGCAAAAGGTGTGCGACTCATTGATGAAAAGCCTCGCCGGGGTGCCGGGGGGGCCAGGATTGCTTTTCTTCATCCCAAGTCCACCTTTGGCACGCTGGTGGAATTGTGCGAGCGTGACAATTAATTAAGGGAGGGAACGCCATTGGGTATGCAGGAAAGGCTGGAACAATTAAAACAGCTGCGCGAGCAAATCCATGCGGGCGGCGGGCCAAAACGCATCGAGAAGCAGCACGAAGCCGGAAAGAGAACCGCCCGGGAACGGATTGAAATGTTCTTTGATCCCGGTACCTTTGTTGAAATAAATACTTTTGCCGGTGATCCCGACATTTCCAATCTCAAAAACCCCGGCGAAGGTGTTGTTACCGGTTACGGTAAAGTTGACGGGCGTAAGGTGTACATCTTTGCCCAGGACTTTACAGTGGCGGGAGGTTCCCTGGGGCGCATTCATGCCGCCAAGATCTGCCACGTGCTGGATCTGGCCATGAAGACGGGTGCTCCGGTGGTCGGCCTAAATGATTCTGGGGGAGCACGCATTCAGGAGGGCGTGGATGCCCTTAACGGTTACGGTGAAATTTTCTTCCGGAACACCATTGCCTCCGGAGTAATCCCCCAGATTTCCGTGATCATGGGACCATGTGCGGGGGGAGCGGTATATTCCCCGGCGTTGACTGACTTCATTTTTATGGTTCAGGGTACCAGCCAGATGTTTATTACGGGACCCCAGGTAATCAAGGCAGTTACCGGTGAAGAGGTGACCATGGAAGCCCTGGGCGGGGCAGCCACCCACAACCAGACCAGCGGCGTAGCTCACTTTATGGCCCCCGATGAAGAAACATGCCTGCAGATGGTTCGCCTTTTGTTGAGTTACCTGCCTTCCAACAACCTGGAGGAACCCCCCCTGTATGCTCCCCAGGAGCCGGCAGGCAATCCGGAAGAACTGTTGCAGATCATCCCCGATAACCCGAATATGTCCTACGACGTACGCAAAATAATCAATCTCGTTGTGGATGGCGGGCAGTTCTTTGAAGTGCAGCCCCTCTATGCCCGCAATGCGGTAATTGGCTTTGCGCGGATAAATGGCCAGGCGGTGGGGATAGTAGCAAACCAGCCCGACTATCTGGCCGGCTGCCTGGATATCAACGCGTCCGACAAGATCAGCCGTTTCGTCCGTTTCTGTGACTGCTTTAATCTTCCCTTAATCACCTTTATGGATGTACCCGGTTTCCTGCCCGGAACAGCCCAGGAATATGGCGGAATTATCCGGCACGGGGCCAAGATGCTCTATGCTTACTCCGAGGCCACCGTACCCAAGATCACCATTATCTTGAGAAAAGCTTACGGTGGAGCCTACCTGGCCATGTGCAGCAGCTCCCTGCGAGCCGATGCCGTCTTTGCCTGGCCTACCGCCGAAATTGCCGTGATGGGGCCAGAGGGAGCTGTCAATATCATCTACCGGAAAGAAATAGCCGAGGCGGAAAACCCCATGGAAATGCGGGCCAAGCTGACTGCCGAGTACCGGGAGAAGTTTGCCAATCCATATGTAGCCAGTGCCAGGGGTTATATAGAGGATGTTATTGATCCCCGTGACACCCGGTCGCGGATTATTGTCACCCTGGAGTCGCTGGCCGGCAAGCGGGAAACGAGACCCCGCAAGAAGCACGGCAACATGCCGGTATAGGTTCGGAAGGGGAGGCGGTTTTGATGGCATTGAACAAACCATTAACATCCTTGGGTGTGCGTCCCCAGATTGTGGCGGCGATTACTGCCGCCCTGGCGGCCGCCGGGTATTTGAGCGCCGGCAGCCGGATTGCTTCCATTCGCCACGTCAAGCGGACTAATGCCTGGAAAATGGCCGGTTTGCGTGAACTTATGCTCGGACGGGATCTAAGCAGTTAGGTAAACAGGAGGGAAGGCAATGAGAAAATTTAAAGTGCTGGTTAACGGAGAACCCTTTGAAGTTCAGGTACAGGAAATCCAGGAGGCAGCCGCCCCGCCAAGCGTGAAGCTGGTACAAAGCCGCCCGGCTGCTCCC
Coding sequences within it:
- a CDS encoding acyl-CoA mutase large subunit family protein; translation: MFEKEKLESIRVSAKEYRERLEAQVKKRPERQAGFATDSGIEIKTLYTPEDIADLDYERDLGFPGSYPFTRGVQPNMYRGRLWTMRQYAGFGTAEETNARFRYLLEQGQTGLSVAFDLPTQIGYDSDHPLARGEVGKVGVAIDSLEDMETLFEGIPLDKVSTSMTINSPAAILLAMYIAVAEKQGVTPDKLNGTIQNDILKEYIARGTYIFPPGPSMRLITDVFAYCSKNVPNWNTISISGYHIREAGSTAVQEVAFTLADGIAYVQAAIDAGLNVDDFAPRLSFFFNAHLNFFEEIAKFRAARRLWAKIMRERFGAKNPRSWMLRFHTQTAGCSLTAQQPMVNIMRTAFEALSAVLGGTQSLHTNSYDEALALPSDESVLIALRTQQVIGYEIGVTDTVDPLGGSYYIESLTNEIEEKAMAYIKKIDELGGAPEAIEFMQKEIKDSAYRYQMDIESGKKVVIGINKFQMEYEKPKNLLKVDPAVAERQTAKLQALKARRDNQKVKQVLNNLREAASTKENLMPLFIDAVKAYATLGEICDTLREVFGEYRQQIVF
- a CDS encoding cobalamin B12-binding domain-containing protein gives rise to the protein MSERPIRVLVAKPGLDGHDRGAKVIAQALRDAGMEVIYTGLRQTPEQIVEAALQEDVQVVGLSILSGAHMHLFPAVVEGLRAQGADDILVVGGGIIPDEDIPLLKEAGIAEIFGPGTPTTEIIRFIREEVAKRTQKEEEKQ
- the mce gene encoding methylmalonyl-CoA epimerase, encoding MIGIKKIDHIGIAVKDLAKAIEFYEGLLGLKVTGTEVVEEQRVKVAFLPTGDSEVELLESTTPDGPIARFIEKNGEGIQHIAFRVENLEQALEELKAKGVRLIDEKPRRGAGGARIAFLHPKSTFGTLVELCERDN
- a CDS encoding acyl-CoA carboxylase subunit beta — protein: MGMQERLEQLKQLREQIHAGGGPKRIEKQHEAGKRTARERIEMFFDPGTFVEINTFAGDPDISNLKNPGEGVVTGYGKVDGRKVYIFAQDFTVAGGSLGRIHAAKICHVLDLAMKTGAPVVGLNDSGGARIQEGVDALNGYGEIFFRNTIASGVIPQISVIMGPCAGGAVYSPALTDFIFMVQGTSQMFITGPQVIKAVTGEEVTMEALGGAATHNQTSGVAHFMAPDEETCLQMVRLLLSYLPSNNLEEPPLYAPQEPAGNPEELLQIIPDNPNMSYDVRKIINLVVDGGQFFEVQPLYARNAVIGFARINGQAVGIVANQPDYLAGCLDINASDKISRFVRFCDCFNLPLITFMDVPGFLPGTAQEYGGIIRHGAKMLYAYSEATVPKITIILRKAYGGAYLAMCSSSLRADAVFAWPTAEIAVMGPEGAVNIIYRKEIAEAENPMEMRAKLTAEYREKFANPYVASARGYIEDVIDPRDTRSRIIVTLESLAGKRETRPRKKHGNMPV